Proteins encoded in a region of the Anopheles aquasalis chromosome 2, idAnoAquaMG_Q_19, whole genome shotgun sequence genome:
- the LOC126576167 gene encoding uncharacterized protein LOC126576167: MAAIATPLCAQVFLLIVIQNIKFSYGSLYATTADLDERLSEAFLPNVREAIDDCHLRYYRLGEGPEPKPAFGRPAYLREFAHMAAVGWTGSDGKIRWDCGGSLIWENYVLTAAHCVADDDNIPPDVVRLGDINLYDDTDDQYAQQLKIVEIVRHPEHRFSSRYHDLALLRLEKNVTLHDTVAPGCLWNDEKEIPFPTMEATGWGATGFGEQSTPILLKVSLGVVKSEECNKYYKVGDRGLKQGLMNYQLCAGDVKMDTCPGDSGGPLQMKLLHNGKMTPFIVAVTSFGSVCGQSNPGVYMKVAPYIPWISAELAKRGEIIRDWSFKPYACALRYVYLREYEDDVVVSKSGGFENLDSSKAHMSIFDSTQTVSIHWPAGSPSVPSNCNGVVIDEDTIVTLARCAIAGRIQPSHIMLRNTRNDIVRVHRHPGYKPNSFYNDIAILKVKDRFTFSQDFVPACIWSAYNLPDPQFYVTGHGRIDLNKFDSYSNAQLEINPTIVQLSPRANIVINDTCTLPEEYSNGLSRGVTTEHLCFRNKPFLVPESCEMLYGAPLRRNIWRLGRHFEHIYALNLLGKDCGFGRAALGTRLGYHSEWLKSVLLPNYRDESDSVQFFNTDLNDFDQCTGADGNTGLCVNVNRCPKIRYDVQAKRNVQFCNGGTIVCCPYDNIRNETSTSMSASELDDCESRYKQFHEMYEPYQSDRIDHFYHTVYFGWKTKDGTTEWICSGTLITRSVVITSAYCLLADGDLPILVNVAEGNPNATWSRPNPVGIKEVIIHPGYNATTLQYDIGLVRLVQPIVPTARKYPICLWQNETHTPLVLYRMVDNDDYVSRFELNFPKYNSDCRQDLRHLGRRELQSNDLCTDVDGIPGRSISGDPLIWYHRNPNDNSSTQYLVGIISSALSAQRLGIHVRISSYIGWIKSIQLSVVIPLLFFLLFFSGKTIKAQPQGYFGLHSNINEHYKSNIKPVGTKLFAVSLLIISYSGYGELDAIESGLHEDLSEAFLPNIREAIDDCHLRYYKLGEGPEPKPVFGRPAYLREFAHMAAIGWTGSDGKIRWDCGGSLIWENYVLTAAHCVADDDNIPPDVVRLGDINLYDDTDDQYAQQLKIVEIVRHPEHRFSSRYHDLALLRLEKNVTLHDTVAPGCLWNDEKEIPFPTMEATGWGATGFGEQSTPILLKVSLGVVKSEECNKHYKVGDRKLKQGLMNYHLCAGDVKMDTCPGDSGGPLQMKLLHNGKMTPFVVAVTSFGSICGQSIPGVYMKVAPYIPWISAELAKRGEIIRDWSFKPYACALRYVRLREYEDEIVTKVSGGMEGVNPGNAHMNIINSTQTVSIHWPAGSPSVPSNCNGVVIDEDTIVTLARCAIAGRNQPSHIMLRNTRNDIVRVHRHPAYKSNSFYNDIAILKLKDRFIFSKLEDFVPACIWSAYKLPKPQFYVTGHGRIDLNIFDYDFAPKLKIDPTIVQLSPRANIVINDTCTLPEEYSNGLSRGVTTEHLCFRNKPFLVPESCEMLYGAPLRRNIWRLGRHFEHIYALNLLGKDCGFGRAALGTRLGYHSEWLKSVLLPNYREKMDSVPLLNKKLGNLAHCTGTDGSTGLCVNINRCPKVRYDVQAHRKIQFCNGKDVVCCPYDNIRNETSTSMAASELDDCESRYKQFHEMYESYQPDRIDHFYHTVYLGWKTKDGSTEWICSGTLITRSIVVSSAYCLMANGNFPTLVNVAEGNPNATWSRPKPVGIKEVIIHPGYNATTLQYDIGLVRLVQPIVPTARKYPICLWQNETHTPLVLYRMVADDGELNTLSSTETMCNFELNFPKYNSDCSQELRQLGRRDLQSNELCTDIDGTPQRSISGGPLVWYHRNPQDNSTTQYLLGIVISDVPAKELGIHVRISSFIGWIKSIV, from the exons ATGGCAGCAATCGCCACACCGCTGTGTGCGCAGGTGTTCCTTTTGATCGTGATACAAAATATCAAATTCA GCTATGGATCGCTATATGCTACCACCGCTGATCTGGATGAAAGACTGAGTGAGGCTTTCTTGCCAAACGTTCGAGAAGCAATCGATG ACTGTCATCTGAGGTACTACAGGCTAGGAGAGGGTCCGGAACCTAAGCCAGCCTTCGGTAGGCCAGCTTATTTGCGCGAGTTTGCGCACATGGCAGCGGTTGGATGGACTGGAAGCGATGGTAAAATCCGTTGGGACTGCGGCGGATCGCTGATATGGGAGAACTACGTACTTACTGCAGCTCATTGTGTGGCGGATGATGA CAACATTCCGCCCGATGTGGTTCGCCTTGGAGATATCAACCTATACGACGACACAGACGATCAGTACGCACAGCAGCTAAAGATCGTCGAAATTGTACGTCATCCTGAGCATCGCTTTAGCTCGCGCTACCATGATCTTGCCCTGCTGCGGCTAGAAAAGAACGTCAC cttgCATGACACGGTAGCACCGGGATGCTTGTGGAATGATGAGAAGGAAATACCTTTCCCTACGATGGAAGCCACTGGTTGGGGAGCAACTGGGTTCG GTGAGCAGTCCACACCGATCCTTCTGAAAGTATCACTCGGAGTAGTCAAATCGGAAGAATGTAACAAGTACTATAAAGTCGGCGATCGTGGATTGAAGCAAGGACTCATGAACTACCAGTTATGTGCCGGTGACGTCAAAATGGATACTTGTCCC GGAGACTCAGGAGGTCCACTGCAGATGAAGCTACTGCACAATGGCAAGATGACTCCATTCATTGTGGCCGTTACTTCTTTTGGGAGCGTATGCGGTCAATCGAATCCTGGGGTTTACATGAAGGTAGCTCCTTACATTCCCTGGATAAGCGCAGAGCTTGCAAAACGTGGAGAGATCATTAGAG ATTGGAGTTTCAAGCCATATGCCTGTGCATTACGTTACGTCTACCTCAGAGAGTATGAAGACGATGTCGTTGTAAGTAAATCGGGTGGTTTTGAAAATCTCGATTCAAGCAAGGCACACATGAGCATATTTGACTCTACGCAAACCGTTTCGATTCACTGGCCAGCTGGAAGCCCGTCGGTACCCTCAAACTGTAACGGTGTTGTGATTGATGAGGATACCATAGTTACACTGGCCCGTTGTGCCATCGCTGGAAG GATTCAACCTTCGCACATCATGCTCAGGAACACCAGGAACGACATTGTCCGTGTTCATCGGCATCCGGGTTACAAACCAAACTCCTTCTACAATGATATCGCCATTTTAAAGGTGAAGGATCGGTTTACATTCTCACAAGATTTCGTACCGGCATGTATTTGGAGTGCGTATAACCTACCCGATCCTCAGTTCTACGTTACCGGGCATGGTCGcattgatttgaataaattcgATTCTTACTCCAACGCCCAGCTGGAAATAA ACCCAACAATCGTTCAGCTGTCTCCTAGAGCCAATATCGTGATCAACGACACTTGTACATTACCAGAGGAGTACTCTAATGGACTTAGCCGTGGTGTAACAACTGAGCATCTGTGTTTCCGAAATAAACCTTTCTTGGTTCCGGAATCGTGTGAAATGCTATACGGAGCACCACTGAGGCGAAACATTTGGCGTTTAGGACGTCATTTCGAGCACATATATGCGCTGAATCTACTTGGCAAAGACTGTGGTTTCGGCCGAGCGGCACTTGGAACCCGATTAGGTTATCACTCCGAATGGCTCAAGTCGGTGCTGCTACCAAATTACCGCGATGAATCGGACTCAGTGCAGTTCTTTAATACGGATTTGAACGATTTTGATCAGTGCACGGGAGCAGACGGAAATACGGGACTGTGTGTTAACGTAAACCGATGTCCTAAGATACGCTACGATGTGCAAGCGAAACGTAACGTTCAGTTCTGCAATGGTGGTACGATCGTGTGCTGTCCTTATGATAACATACGAAATGAAACTAGCACCAGCATGAGCGCTTCAGAGTTGGATGATTGTGAAAGCCGCTACAAACAGTTCCACGAAATGTATGAACCATATCAATCGGATCGAATTGATCACTTTTATCATACG GTATACTTTGGCTGGAAAACCAAGGATGGCACAACGGAATGGATATGCTCTGGTACACTGATCACACGAAGTGTTGTTATAACATCCGCTTATTGTTTGCTGGCAGACGGCGACCTACCAATACTAGTGAATGTAGCCGAGGGTAATCCCAATGCCACCTGGTCGCGCCCAAATCCAGTCGGCATCAAGGAAGTGATCATTCATCCGGGTTACAATGCAACCACCCTTCAGTACGATATTGGATTGGTGCGCTTGGTGCAACCAATCGTTCCAACAGCTCGCAAATACCCGATCTGTTTGTGGCAGAAcgagacgcacacaccactGGTGCTGTACCGAATGGTAGACAATG ATGACTATGTGAGTAGGTTTGAGCTAAACttcccaaagtacaactccgATTGTAGACAAGACCTACGGCATCTTGGTAGACGTGAGCTTCAGTCTAATGATCTGTGCACCGACGTCGATGGTATACCAGGACGTAGCATTTCCGGAGATCCGCTCATCTGGTACCATAGAAATCCGAATGACAACTCTTCAACCCAGTATCTGGTGGGCATTATTAGCTCTGCTTTATCGGCTCAGCGGCTTGGAATACACGTTAGAATCTCATCGTATATCGGCTGGATTAAGAGTATT CAGTTGTCAGTAGTAATTCCGCTACTGTTCTTTTTGCTGTTCTTTAGTGGAAAGACAATCAAAGCTCAGCCGCAAGGTTATTTTGGATTACACAGCAACATTAACGAACATTACAAGAGCAATATTAAGCCTGT CGGAACGAAATTGTTCGCTGTATCTCTACTCATTATCTCGTATTCTG GCTATGGTGAGCTAGACGCCATCGAATCGGGCCTCCATGAAGACCTGAGTGAGGCTTTCTTGCCAAACATTCGAGAAGCGATTGATG ACTGTCATCTGAGGTACTATAAACTCGGAGAGGGTCCGGAACCTAAGCCAGTCTTCGGTAGGCCAGCTTATTTGCGCGAGTTTGCGCACATGGCAGCGATTGGATGGACTGGAAGCGATGGTAAAATCCGTTGGGACTGCGGCGGATCGCTGATTTGGGAGAACTATGTACTTACTGCAGCTCATTGTGTGGCGGATGATGA CAACATTCCGCCCGATGTGGTTCGCCTTGGAGATATCAACCTATACGACGACACGGACGATCAATACGCACAGCAGCTAAAGATCGTCGAAATTGTACGTCATCCTGAGCATCGCTTTAGCTCGCGCTACCATGATCTTGCCCTGCTGCGGCTAGAAAAGAACGTCAC cttgCATGACACGGTAGCACCGGGATGCTTGTGGAATGATGAGAAGGAAATACCTTTCCCTACGATGGAAGCCACTGGTTGGGGAGCAACTGGGTTCG GTGAGCAGTCCACACCGATCCTTCTGAAAGTATCACTCGGAGTAGTCAAATCGGAAGAATGTAATAAGCACTATAAGGTAGGCGATCGCAAACTGAAGCAAGGACTTATGAACTACCATTTGTGTGCCGGTGACGTCAAAATGGATACTTGTCCC GGAGACTCAGGAGGACCACTGCAGATGAAGTTACTGCACAATGGCAAGATGACTCCATTCGTTGTGGCCGTTACTTCGTTTGGAAGCATATGCGGTCAATCAATTCCAGGTGTTTACATGAAGGTAGCTCCTTATATTCCCTGGATAAGCGCAGAGCTTGCAAAACGTGGCGAGATTATAAGAG ATTGGAGTTTCAAGCCGTATGCCTGTGCATTACGTTACGTCCGCCTCAGAGAATATGAAGATGAAATCGTAACAAAAGTATCAGGTGGCATGGAAGGTGTGAACCCCGGCAATGCGCATATGAACATAATCAATTCCACCCAAACCGTGTCGATTCACTGGCCAGCTGGAAGCCCGTCGGTACCCTCAAACTGTAATGGGGTGGTGATTGATGAGGATACTATAGTTACACTGGCCCGTTGTGCCATCGCTGGAAG AAATCAACCTTCGCACATCATGCTCAGGAACACCCGGAACGACATTGTCCGTGTTCATCGGCATCCGGCTTACAAATCAAACTCCTTCTACAATGATATCGCCATTTTAAAGCTGAAGGATCGGTTTATATTTTCTAAATTGGAAGACTTCGTACCAGCGTGTATTTGGAGCGCGTATAAGCTACCTAAACCACAATTCTACGTTACTGGCCACGGTCGCATTGATTTGAATATATTCGATTATGACTTCGCCCCCAAACTCAAAATTG ACCCAACAATCGTTCAGCTGTCGCCTAGAGCCAATATCGTGATCAACGACACTTGTACATTACCAGAGGAGTACTCTAATGGACTTAGCCGTGGTGTAACAACTGAGCATCTGTGTTTCCGAAATAAACCCTTCTTGGTTCCGGAATCGTGTGAAATGCTATACGGAGCACCATTGAGGCGAAACATTTGGCGTTTAGGACGTCATTTCGAGCACATATATGCGCTGAATCTACTTGGCAAAGACTGTGGTTTCGGCCGAGCGGCACTTGGGACCCGATTAGGTTATCACTCCGAATGGCTCAAGTCGGTGCTGCTACCGAATTATCGTGAAAAGATGGACTCGGTCCCGCTGCTAAATAAGAAACTGGGTAACCTAGCCCATTGCACGGGAACAGATGGAAGTACCGGGCTGTGCGTTAACATAAACCGATGTCCAAAGGTACGGTATGATGTGCAAGCGCATCGAAAAATTCAGTTCTGCAATGGCAAAGATGTTGTGTGCTGTCCTTATGATAACATACGAAATGAAACCAGTACCAGCATGGCGGCCTCTGAGTTGGATGATTGTGAGAGCCGCTACAAACAGTTCCACGAAATGTATGAATCATATCAACCGGATCGAATTGATCACTTTTATCATACG GTATACCTCGGCTGGAAGACCAAGGATGGCTCAACGGAATGGATATGCTCTGGTACACTGATCACACGAAGTATCGTCGTATCATCTGCTTACTGCCTGATGGCCAACGGCA
- the LOC126569738 gene encoding sperm flagellar protein 1-like: protein MESRRRKTSLTPLSPEEYRAVACWMREFTLSKPIKNISRDMSDGVMVAEILKHLFPKMVELHNYARCNSTQNKLSNWETLNRKVLRRLNIYLDERMMQDLACGNNGTLEILLHELMIRHGQMKDNGDNEINPSSQQPCIMLR from the exons ATGGAATCTCGTCGGCGCAAAACATCGTTGACACCGCTATCACCGGAGGAATATCGTGCGGTGGCCTGTTGGATGCGAGAATTTACTTTATCGAAGCCCATCAAAAACATTTCCCGTGATATGTCGGACGGTG TTATGGTGGCCGAAATCTTGAAACATCTCTTTCCCAAGATGGTCGAACTGCACAACTATGCGCGCTGCAACTCGACACAAAACAAGCTGAGCAACTGGGAAACGCTTAACCGAAAGGTGCTACGCCGCCTAAACATCTATCTGGACGAGCGGATGATGCAGGATTTGGCCTGTGGAAACAATGGTACCCTGGAAATCCTACTGCACGAGCTGATGATTCGTCACGGGCAAATGAAAGACAACGGCGATAACGAAATAAATCCGTCATCTCAGCAACCATGTATCATGTTACGATAA
- the LOC126570838 gene encoding UDP-glycosyltransferase UGT4-like, with the protein MHFRTVLSYLIAGAFAFSALPRIDAGKVLFLVPFPAPSHWLWIEHFIRELLARGHEVTAISNFAAKEAHPNYTEILIDPPYDIPYYFPVSDIYESKYNSDLSNLFLYWRIGLSTTQYALENEHVQQFIEQDDTDYDVIVSEQFYQEAFLMFAHKYRAPIVTLCTLGHANHIDQAMGLVTPWSFVPHPVLMFTDDMSFSQRCYNFLISMADLVIRNLYYIPQQNRLAQKHFAQIEGPELMPSISDLEKSISVILVNSHISTSPPRPTIPGLVNVAGAHIKPAKELPADIRKFLDGARDGVIFFSLGSYMKSVDMPKDKMKAFLEVFRNLKQRVVWKYEDEDVAHLPRNVMVRKWLPQSDILAHPNVVLFITHGGMFGSQEGLYRGVPMLYIPFYGDQHRNALKAEQAGYALTINFPELNVITLGSRLNELLTNPTFMKQAKRASELFRDNLVPPMQEAMHWIEYVIRHKGAKHLKTQAIELSWAQYLMLDVVGFFALVFLLLAITFYAVLGTILTKPQKPKPAPKRDTLMSSSKRKFKIN; encoded by the exons ATG CATTTCCGAACCGTACTGTCGTACTTGATCGCGGGCGCATTTGCATTTAGCGCTCTGCCACGCATCGACGCTGGCAAGGTGCTGTTCCTGGTGCCATTCCCAGCACCCAGCCACTGGCTATGGATCGAGCACTTCATCAGGGAGCTCTTGGCACGAGGCCACGAGGTGACGGCCATCAGCAACTTCGCGGCAAAGGAAGCCCACCCAAACTACACCGAAATACTGATCGATCCACCGTACGACATACCGTATTACT TTCCTGTGTCGGACATCTACGAATCGAAGTACAACAGTGACCTGAGCAATCTGTTCCTGTACTGGCGGATCGGTCTGTCGACGACGCAGTACGCACTGGAGAACGAGCATGTGCAGCAGTTTATCGAGCAGGATGATACTGATTACGATGTGATCGTCTCGGAGCAGTTCTACCAGGAAGCATTCCTTATGTTTGCGCACAAATATCGGGCCCCCATTGTGACACTGT GTACACTGGGACACGCGAACCATATTGATCAAGCCATGGGACTTGTGACGCCGTGGTCGTTCGTGCCACATCCTGTACTGATGTTTACGGATGATATGTCCTTCTCGCAGCGGTGCTACAACTTCCTAATCTCAATGGCCGATTTGGTGATACGCAACCTGTACTACATCCCGCAGCAGAACCGATTGGCCCAGAAGCATTTCGCCCAGATTGAAG GCCCCGAACTGATGCCCTCCATTAGCGATCTCGAGAAGTCCATCTCAGTCATCCTGGTTAACAGCCACATATCGACGTCACCACCACGGCCCACCATACCGGGTCTGGTGAACGTAGCCGGAGCACATATTAAACCCGCCAAAGAACTGCCCGCGGACATTCGCAAGTTCCTGGACGGTGCGCGCGATGGGGTCATCTTCTTCAGCCTCGGCTCGTACATGAAGAGCGTGGACATGCCGAAGGacaaaatgaaagcattccTGGAGGTGTTCCGAAACCTGAAGCAGCGGGTAGTGTGGAAgtacgaggacgaggatgtcGCGCATCTGCCGCGAAACGTAATGGTGCGCAAGTGGCTCCCGCAGAGCGACATCCTGGCGCACCCGAACGTTGTCCTGTTCATCACGCATGGCGGTATGTTCGGTAGCCAGGAGGGTCTGTACCGTGGTGTACCGATGCTGTACATTCCGTTCTATGGTGATCAGCATCGAAACGCACTGAAGGCCGAACAGGCCGGGTACGCTTTGACGATCAACTTTCCCGAGCTGAACGTCATAACGCTCGGTTCGCGGCTCAACGAACTGCTCACGAATCCGACGTTCATGAAGCAGGCCAAACGAGCATCGGAACTGTTCCGGGATAATCTGGTACCGCCGATGCAGGAGGCGATGCACTGGATCGAGTACGTCATCCGGCACAAAGGGGCGAAACACTTGAAAACCCAGGCCATCGAACTGTCCTGGGCTCAGTACTTGATGTTGGACGTCGTTGGATTCTTTGCGCTTGTCTTCCTGCTGCTTGCCATCACGTTCTATGCAGTGCTGGGCACTATCCTAACGAAACCACAGAAACCAAAACCGGCGCCGAAGCGGGACACGCTGATGAGTAGCTCGAAAcggaaattcaaaataaactAA